Proteins encoded together in one Balaenoptera musculus isolate JJ_BM4_2016_0621 chromosome 6, mBalMus1.pri.v3, whole genome shotgun sequence window:
- the LOC118896902 gene encoding pterin-4-alpha-carbinolamine dehydratase 2-like encodes MVPGFGAGTRTSADVHWLTAEERNRVILDLKAAGWSELSERGAIYKEFSFKYCNQASGFMSQVTLQAEKMNHHPEWFSVYNKVHTPLTSHVCGGLTKRDVKLAKFVEKATVSM; translated from the exons ATGGT GCCTGGGTTTGGGGCTGGAACCAGAACCTCAGCAGATGTTCACTGGTTGACAGCAGAGGAGAGGAACCGAGTTATACTTGACCTTAAAGCAGCAGGATGGTCAGAATTAAGTGAGAGAGGTGCCATCTACAAGGAGTTCTCTTTCAAATATTGTAATCAGGCATCTGGCTTTATGTCTCAAGTTACTCTACAAGCAGAGAAGATGAATCATCACCCAGAATGGTTCAGTGTGTACAACAAGGTCCATACGCCCCTCACCTCACATGTCTGTGGGGGACTGACCAAAAGGGATGTGAAACTAGCCAAGTTTGTTGAAAAAGCAACTGTTTCTATGTGA